In one window of Terriglobia bacterium DNA:
- a CDS encoding transglutaminase family protein: MWSNMQPLEIQPNFDMTVRVGCSLVYEVTGTAMLLINLKLRPDRNHAVLFEALTLGNDLCAEEFIDTHGNVISRVRLMPGTNCFRHDAIVTVSSQPDNYGLPATVPQAPGDLPAALLRYTLPSRYCDSDKLTDFAWGKFGHIEHGMPRVQAISRWLHDNIEYRYLSGRADLSAWDVLQRGYGVCRDFAHLAIALNRTFNLPARYVTGHLPDIGFPDPDNHMDFHAYGEVYIDGTWFTTDARFHVPRIGRIKVSCGQDAVDGAFSTIYGGATLTYFQVWAYQVARGAVGVGDPIDLTQRLDNQWTVSTDAER; this comes from the coding sequence ATGTGGTCCAACATGCAGCCGCTGGAGATTCAGCCGAACTTCGATATGACCGTGCGGGTTGGTTGCAGCCTCGTCTACGAAGTCACCGGTACGGCGATGCTTCTCATCAATCTGAAGCTCCGTCCCGACCGCAACCATGCCGTGCTCTTCGAAGCGCTGACGCTCGGCAATGATCTGTGTGCCGAAGAATTCATCGACACCCACGGGAACGTCATTTCTCGTGTGCGGCTGATGCCTGGTACTAATTGCTTCCGGCACGATGCAATCGTCACGGTTTCCTCGCAACCGGACAACTACGGCCTCCCCGCCACCGTTCCGCAGGCACCAGGCGATCTCCCCGCCGCGTTGCTGCGATACACGTTACCCAGCCGGTATTGCGACTCCGACAAGCTGACTGATTTCGCGTGGGGAAAATTTGGCCACATCGAGCATGGAATGCCCCGCGTTCAGGCTATCAGCCGCTGGCTGCACGACAACATCGAGTATCGCTACTTGTCCGGTAGAGCCGATTTGTCGGCCTGGGACGTTTTGCAACGAGGCTATGGCGTTTGCCGCGATTTCGCGCACCTCGCAATCGCGCTCAACCGCACTTTCAATCTTCCGGCGCGCTATGTGACCGGCCACTTGCCTGACATCGGCTTTCCAGATCCGGACAATCACATGGATTTTCATGCTTACGGCGAAGTCTACATCGACGGGACCTGGTTCACGACTGACGCCCGTTTCCATGTGCCGCGCATCGGCCGCATAAAGGTTTCATGTGGACAGGACGCGGTGGATGGAGCGTTCTCGACCATCTATGGGGGCGCGACGCTAACCTATTTTCAGGTCTGGGCTTATCAGGTGGCGCGAGGGGCTGTGGGTGTCGGTGATCCGATTGATCTCACGCAGCGCCTCGACAACCAATGGACCGTAAGCACCGACGCAGAGCGGTGA